The Halotia branconii CENA392 region TTTGGCAAGAATATGGTAGAGAATTAGGCATTGGTTTAACTAGTTTGATTTACATTTTGACACCACAGGCGATCATAATTGGTGGTGGTGTTAGTGCTAGTTTTCAATTTTTTTCACCAGATCTGAAGGCAGAAATTGATAAGCGAGTCATGCCTACATCTCGTATGGGGTTACAAATTTTGCCAGCAGAACTGGGCAACTCGGCGGGAATAGTGGGTGCAGCAAAGTTGGCGTGGCAACATTATGATAATTCGTAATTCGTAATTCGTAATTCGTAATTACTAAAGATAAGAAAAAATTGATAAAGATTGTTTTTAACTGTTTATTTTATACCTAAAACAATACATTTTTGTACTGTTCAAGATTATAGATTATAGTTCAAATAATTCCAGCTAGAGAAATTAGTCTTTATGAGTTGGAAGAAAAATTTGGTTTATAAACGACCCGCGTAGCATAAATAAATATCATACTTGTGGATAGCACCACAAATTATGCATACTAGTAGTCAACATCTATTCGGATAATAATATTCCGGGTTAAGGTGTAGCTTAGAAACGCTTTGATTGCATACCAATATTAAACTATTGCGTTGAGATTTATGGACAAAAGTCCACAAGATGGCAGTATCAACCTCCTCTAAGCTGGTGAGGCAATCTCCCAGCGCGGGGGAGATATTAGGTAGGAGTTATCATGCTTACACAGGATATTCGCAACTCACTCATTGAGACTACTGATTTAAGTCAACTCAAATGGGATTTAAATCATCTACAACCCGTGGATGTAGGCGAATATATTGCCCAATTGCCTCAACAACAACGAGCGATCGCCTTTCGTCTACTCAATAAAGCTGAAGCTATTGATGTCTTTGAATATTTGCCCACAGAAGTACAACAAGAACTAATTAACTCTTTACATGATGCCCAAGTGGTGCAACTTGTAGAAGCAATGAGTCCTGATGAACGGGCAGAATTGTTTGATGAATTACCTGCTGGGGTAATTAAAAGATTATTACAAGAACTGAGTCCAGAACAAAGACAAGCCACCGCAACAATTTTGGGCTACCCAGAAGGTACTGCGGGGCGGGTGATGACAACAGAATATGTGCGATTACAAGAAGGATTAACCGTAGGAGAAGCCCTCAGTAAAATTCGTCGTCAGGACGAAGATAAGGAGACAATTTATTACGCATACGTTACTGATAACAACCGCAAGCTAGGAAGAGTCGTTTCATTGCGCCAATTGTTATTTACCTTTCCTGATGTTTTAATTCGAGATATTGCTAGCGATCGCGTCATCAAAGTGCGAACTGAAACTTCCCAAGAAGAAGTCGCCCAAATCATGCAACGTTATGATTTAATCGCTATCCCTGTTGTTGATCGTGAAGATCGATTGGTTGGCATTATCACAATTGATGATGTCATGGATATTTTGCAAGAAGAAGCCACAGAAGACTTTCAAAAACTAGCAGGTGTCGGTGGTGATGAGGCCGCTTTGTCACCTCCTTTATTTACCATCCGTAACCGCTTACCTTGGTTATTAGGAATCATGGCATTATATATTGGTGCAGCCAGTGCGATCGCTCCTTTCCAATCTGTAATCGCTGCTGTGCCAGTTTTGGCAGTAATCATGCCAATTTTTTCTAATACTGGTGGTACGGTGGGTATTCAAGCATTAACGGTAACAATTCGAGGACTAGGTGTAGGTGAGGTGACACCTAGAGATACTCTCAAAATTCTCCGTAAGGAAATTTTCGCTGGTTTAGGTACAGCGTTAGCTTTATCATTGACAATGATTATGCTTTCCTTAATTTGGGCGCACCCTCAAGAGCGTTGGGTGGCTGTTATTGCGGGAGTAGTTATGGCAACTAATACAATTGTGGCTGTGACTCTTGGGACTTTACTACCAATGGCTTTAAAGCGACTCAAGTTAGATCCTGCCTTAGTCAGTGGGCCGTTAGTGACAACAATGCTAGATACAATCGGATTTTTAACATTTTTAACTTTGATTTCTGTGGGTTTGAATGTGTTACACCTACCAAGTTAAGTAGATTAATGTCAATAATTATCGTTGAAATAAAGCAGGGGGCAGCACTTCGGCTTCGCTCAGTAGACTTCTTGCAAAAGTCCTTATTCTTAGCTTCTTCTTTGCGTCTTTGCGTCTTTGCGTGAGACAAAAAGATATTTATGCAAGAGGTCTAATGACCAAGAGCAGGGAAAGAAAGAGTTTGAGCCTTATTTACTTTTATTCACATAGTTTGATTTTATTTCACCGACTTATTTATGCCTACTACCACCTGGAATCGTCATCATGTTCTCTCCTTAGCTGACTTTACTGCCGCTGAATACAATACTGTTTTACAAACTGCTGCCAGTTTTGAGGAAGTGTTATCACGGCGGACGAAGAAAGTCCCAACCTTGCAAGGACAGGTGGTGGCAAATTTATTTTTTGAAGCATCTACCCGCACTCGGAGTAGTTTTGAACTTGCGGCTAAACGCCTCAGCGCAGATACGCTAAATTTTGCCGCTTCAACTTCTTCTATGACCAAAGGAGAAACAATTCTTGACACGGCGAAAACCTATTTGGCTATGGGAACTGATATTATGGTGATTCGCCATCGAGAAGCAGGAGTACCTGATGCGATCGCTCAAGAAATGGATCGTTTAGGTGTACGAGTTAGTGTCCTCAATGCTGGTGATGGTCAACATGAGCATCCTTCCCAAGGACTACTAGATTTATTCACTATCTGTACTTTAATCGACCCAAGTAATCCCCAGCTAGAACTTTTAAAAGGTAAAAAAATTGCCATTGTTGGGGATATTCTGCATTCTCGCGTAGCACGCTCAAATATCTGGAGTTTAACAGCAAGCGGCGCGCAAGTGCATTTGGCAGCACCGCCGACCCTTTTACCTAAGTTATTTGCTGAGTATGTTTTGGAAGAAGCTGGAGACTTATCTTCTATATCCCTAATTTCCAACCGTCAACTGTTCATACACTGGCAGCTAGAACCCGCCTTACAAGATGCTGATTTTGTCATGACTTTGCGTTTACAGAAAGAACGCATGACTGCTCATTTACTGCCAAGTTTGCGAGAATATCATCAATTGTTTGGGATCACACGTCCAAAATTGCAACTATGCAGACCCAACGTTAAAGTTTTGCATCCAGGCCCAGTCAACCGTGGTGTTGAAATAAGCTCTGAATTAATGGATGATCCAGAATTTAGTCTGATTCAATCGCAAGTTACTAGTGGTGTGGCTGTGCGGATGGCACTACTGTATTTGTTAGGTAGCAGCAAGGTTTAACAAACTAAATTTGACTTACTGAAATGATGTTAATAACTGCCTGTATATTAATTTTACAGTAGCGATCGCCTGGAAATTATTATTAATTATAGTTTGCTCTATTCATGACTGAGGTTACTTGGTTACGATGGATTTATAGCCTTCGTGATACTGTCGATAAATAAACATTATTTTTACTACCGACATTATATCTTTACGTGAGCTTTTTAATTTTTTATATTTCAATTTTAAAAAACAAGCATGAAGCTACTAATTTTACATAATCGCTACAGATTTGCAGGTGGCGAAGATAGGGTAGTTCAGGCAGAAAAAAGTCTATTAGAGGCAAATGGTCACGAAGTTATTTTGTTAGAAGAAAATAATCGCAGCATAGTTAGTATTTGGGATACATTTGTAGCTGCTGGAGGTGCTATATATTCTTTTGCGGCTAAAAATCGGGTGGAAGCAGAAATTAATCGTTTTCGTCCGGAAATAGTTCATGTTCATAACTTTTTTCCACTCCTTTCTCCTGCTGTATATGATGCTTGTTCTAGTACTGGAGTCCCTGTTGTCCAAACTCTTCACAACTATCGGCTAGCTTGTCCCAAAGCAATGCCATTTCGAGATGGTAAAACTTGCGAAGATTGCATTGGTAAACTTATGCCTGTGTCTAGTGTTGTACACGCTTGCTACCGCAAGTCTTATCTGCAAAGTTCAGTTGTAGCAACAATGGCCACTTGGCATTGGCTACGAGGCACTTGGCAAAAGCGAGTAGATGCTTATATTGTCTTTACTAAATTTCAAAAAGCAAAAATGGTTCAAGCTGGATTACCAGCAAAAAAAATCTACATCAAACCAAACTTCATTTTTCATACTGATTTTTCCCCCAAAGATACTAAACTTGGTAACTACTTACTTTTTGTTGGTAGATTATCAGAAGAAAAGGGCGTTTCTGTGCTAATCGATGCCTATCTTCAAAATAATTTATCTATACCATTAAAGATTGTTGGTGATGGGCCTTTACGTCAAACTTTGCAAGCAAAAGTCCAGAATGCAGGTTATAGCAGTTTGATTGAATTTTTAGGATTTCAAGAGCAATCAGTAATTTTAAGATTAATGCATGATGCCAAATTTTTGGTAGTACCTTCAATTTGGTATGAAGGCTTTCCCTTAGCTATTATAGAAGCTTTTGCTTGCAGTCTTCCTGTACTAGCGCCAAAATTAGGCAGTATGGCAGAAATAGTCGATGACAAAATCAATGGTCTGCATTTTGAAGCCGGAAATTCTCATGATTTAGCTGATAAAATAAATTGGGCAATCAAACATCCAAAATTTTTAGCTGTTACTAGTCAAAATGCTCGTTTTACCTACGAATCTAACTACACATCTGAAGCTAATTACGAGCAACTAATGAAAATTTATCAAGAAATAATCAACAATTATAAGTTGAAGTTTGACAAGAGACTATAATAATAAATTTATATAGTCAGTACCTTAGACAATTTACGAGGGTTCAACGCCTATCGCACCCGTATAATAAATAGTTAGCTGCGATGATGAGAGGTCTATGCGAAAATTCTTCATAGGACTAAGTCTATTAGCTCTGTTTCCGGCTCTGGGTTGGGTGTTGATTACCCTGCTAACGCGTAACTGTGAGGTGTCTTTAGATGAAAGTCCTATGGGCGCGCGCCACTGCTCGTCAGGATTGGTGATTATTCATTATTTAACACAATGAATAGAACGCCAAGAGCGCCAAGGAAGAAAAAGATAATCATTAAGTGTTTCAATTCCTCAACCAAGAGCTGACTTTTCCCGTTATCTTTCTATCACAGCGATCGCGATCAGGAGTGCTGTCCTAAAAGTCCTATTTTCCCGTTGTTATATTCTCATTAAACATTTTTTATTGATAATAAAACTGTGGACTGAAACCCTTGCTATATTCATGTTTCGAGACTTAACGGGAAAAGTCAGAACCAAGAGGTATTAATAGTAGTCCTATATTTTTCGTATTTGTATACTTATTGTTCAGTTGGTTGTATTATTATGGTGCTTGATTAAATATATTTTAATTAAGCGTAGAGGACGTATAAAATAGTATAAAAATGATAAAAATTGGGGTAACTGGATAAAATTTTTATCTCCAACTGTGGGAACGATGAGATGTTCATAACAATACCAAAATTTATCTTGAGGATGTTCTATTAATTTTAAATGAAACAATGCAGATTTCAGTTGACTACTTTGGAAAGAATCTGTTGTTGGAAAATAAAATTGTCTACAAATCTGGAATGCAAGAGATTGAACTACAGAGTTAGCTGCTATTTTATCTATGATTGTTTCTGGAAGTTCTGCATTCAAAAGCTCATGAGCTAATGCAAGACCCAGCAATAACATTCGTCTCATGCGTAACTTGGTTGTACGTTCCCAAATTTTGTCCCAATTTACTTCAGGATAGACACGGATAGCTTCAGCTAAATCACAAATTCTATTTAACCATAGCCAACAGTCTTTGCCTCCTTGTGAGCAGAGAATTATAATTAAATTCTCCGCAGAAAAACTGAGTATATTTCTATCTACAAAAGAGATATATTTGGTATCTTCCCATATCCAATCTTCTGTATTATGTGTAAATGAGAATTGCTTTGATAATATTCCTTGATGAACGTCTAAAGTGATCTTTTCTTGTGGATTATTTAAATGTAGTTCCCAATGAGAACGTAGATAGGCTTCCTCTTCTTCATTGGTTAGGGATTTTAGATAGTTTGCTTCTTGTTCATTACTGTCAACGTATGGCTCAAATCCATGAAGAATCAGTATTTCTTTAGTTTTAATAAAATCTTGTCTGCGAACCAAAATATCTAAATCACTAAAAGCTCGACAGGCAATATCTCCATAAATTGTCGCAGCTAATACTAGTCCTTTGAAAGTAATTACGGGAATTTTATTTTCTGCAAAAATATTTAAAACTTTGACTAGTTTACTTGCTTTGAAAAGGTTGCGTTGAGTGTTGTTATAATAAGATTGTCGCAAGTAATTTAGAACATCTGTTGGTACAAGTTGCGAACAAGTTTTATTGAGATTTAAAAATAATAGTGGTAATACTCGATGCCAATCAGCAATTTCAATTAGATATTTCCAGTTAATATTTTCTTGGATGAGTCTTTTGATATTCTCACTATCTTTATCATTGATGTGAGTGCGCGCGCAACAAAGTAATAACTCGATTTCCGGGGAAATATTTGTTTTTTCTGATAACAATTTGCTCATCGTTATAAATAAGAATTGACTCACGCAGAGGCAAGGCAGCGCGTTGGGGAGACAGCGCTGTGGGCGGCTTTGCCGACTTGAAGCGACTGTCGTTGGGTTTCCCGACTTGTAGCGACTGCCGCGCAGAGTTTAAACTTTGATAAACCAGTGTTGTCGATACATCACAATGCCTACTGCTAACCATAATAAGACGGTAAGGATAGCAAATATGAGGGAACCGTTAAGCGCACCCGCCCAAGATGCAAAAATGTTTTGGTAAATCCAATTGTAGGTGCTGGGAGCGTTTTCTCCTGAGCCGATACTGGTTCTGACTAAAATTTTAATTAGTAAAACAGAGGCAACGAAAAGTGCGATCGCATTTAAGCCTAGAATTTCAAAAGGTTTACTCCAGCGACGTATCAGCCGTACTTCGATTAGTTCATAGCAAGTTGCCAGCAATAGTAATGCCCAACCTGTTGTAAAAATAACATAGGAACTTGTCCACAGCTTTTTGTTGATGGGAAATGTCCAACCCCACGCCCAACCAACTATTAAGCAACCAATACCAAATAATGCTAATCCTATACTTGTGCGTGATTGTACTGATTGAGAGCGTATCCATTTTCCTGTAAAGTAGCCAGCCAAAACGTTAACAATAGCCGGAATTGTGCTGAAAAGTCCTTCTGGATCTCCCATAAAATTGAAGCGATCGCCTTTATAAAGATGTACTTTAGGAATAATTAGGCGGTCAATGTAAGCACCAAAGTTACCTTCTCGTGTCAATACACCAGCGCCATAATCGGGAACTGATACATACATCAAAGCTAGCCAGTAACCGATAAGTATGACAGCTGCGAGTATCCATTGCCCACGACGCGGCAAGTTGAGAACTATTAAGGAGGCGAACAGGTAAGTCAAACTGATGCGTTGTAACACCCCCATAATCCGGATGCTATTTAAGTCAAAAGTCCAAATGCCCTGATTCCAAAAGCCATTTAGCAGCAATCCCAAACCAAAAAGAATAGCAGCACGGCGTAATATCCGCCAGTAAACAGCCTTGGTAGGTTTGTTGTTTTCGGTGTACTTTGACAGAGAAAAACTCATTGCCACACCAATAATAAACAGAAAGAAGGGAAACACCAAATCAGTTGGTGTGCATCCGTTCCAGTCTGCATGGGCTAAGGGAGGATACACATCATCCGCCACTCCCACCATATTGACGAGAATCATGCCCGCGATGGTAATGCCACGAAAAACATCTAATGAAGTCAGGCGCATAGATGGAATTTTGTCCTTGATGACTATCTAAGCTACCCTGGTTGATGCAGGTAAGCAAGCAAAATTTATATAGATACAAGGTAAAATTTCATTGAGTATTTATGTTACAAATACTTAATGAAATTTTTTATTGATTAGTTATTATGATGTTTATTACACGTTGCTTGTTTTCATACACATGTATTATACGCAATATAATTATGATGCCAGTTAAAATATATATAGCTCTATGATCATAAATTTTGATAATCTTGATTCAGAATAAATTAGGGAAATATTCCTGTGTTTTTAAAATCTAAACAATTGACAAAATTATCAAATTCTTCACCAAGCAAAGAGGTAGGATTGAATGATGTTGATTTTTCATCTTCTAATATGATCAGACTTAAGGGTATTTTATCTTACTTTTCATATTTAAATATAAATGGTGAAATTAGTGATGAAGCATTTGAGGCTTTAGTTCGGTATGCCTGTTCTGTTTTTATAGAAAATGAATTAGAAGAAAGAGTACAATTTGCTCTTGAGCAGAAGGTAATGAGTTTCTGGGAATCAAAGTTTATTTATGCGCTAGAAAAATATATGGCTAGAAAATAAAATTAGTTTCATCTTCAAATTTTAGCTAAAACTCTCTTCTTAAAATATAAAATATTATGTCTAATCTAGAAGATGAATCAAATCAAGAATTGGAGCAAAAAAAGGATAGTCAAGATAGCGAAATAGAAAAGTTTCCTGAAGAATTAGAAAATCTTCCACCACAAATCAAGAGGGAAATAAAAACAGTTCTTTCTATGGGACGTTTCTCTGCATCTTCTATTTCCCCAATTCTAGATAAAATTAATCAACAACATATTACAAAAATACTTGAGAGCGTAGAAAAAGATAGTGAAAGAGCATTCATAGATGCTCAAGATGCAAGAAAGTATAATTTTCTCGCTATTTGTATTTTTGTGGCTGTTTTCGTGTTTTTAACTGTTTTTCTGGTAAACAAAGATATAGTTGTTTATCAAGATATTTTAAGAATACTGATAATATTTGGTGGCGGATTTGGTAGTGGTTTGGGTTTTAAAATATACTTAGACCGTAAAAATAAATAAATCAGAGAAATAAATACAAGTATATTTATTATAATTTTACAAAAGTTATAAAATTTACTTGTAATTATGTCAGTCAAAGTTGGAGATACTGCTCCTGATTTCACTCTAACTTCCCAAAATGGCTCTACGGTGAGTCTGCAAGATTTCCGTGGTCAAAAAGCTGTGGTGCTGTACTTTTATCCCAAGGACGATACACCTGGATGCACGGCAGAATCTTGTGCTTTCCGCGATCAGTATGAAGTGTTCAAAACTGCTGGTGCTGAAGTGATTGGTGTTAGTGGTGATTCTCATGAATCTCATCAGCGATTTGCTGCTAAATACAATCTTCCTTTTATACTCTTAAGCGATAAAGGCGACCAAGTACGAAAGCTATACGGTGCAACTACCGCTTTTGGCTTGATTCCTAGTCGCGTTACTTATGTTATTGATCAACAAGGCGTTGTGCAGTACGTATTTGATTCGATGTTGAATTTTAAGGGTCACGTTGAAGAAGCGCTGAAAACGTTGCAACAACTTACAGCTTAAAAGCTGTTTAAACGCAGAGTATCGCAAAGGATATTCTGCGTTTGTTTGCATTTTAATTAAACTTTATGTGAGGGTGATTTTTCTTGCATTACGACATCACCGTGGGTTGCCTTGCCATTTTTACCGTTGGTATGACCATTCCCGTTACGGGGTTGAATCACACCATAACCACCGTGGTTGCGTTCGTAAATGACATTAATCTCATCGGTTTCACTATTACGGAACATGTAAAAGTCATGTCCCACCATTTGCAGATGTTCTAAAGCTTCTGCAACGGTCATTGGTGGCATGGAAAAATATTTTGTCCGGACGACTTCATTAGGCAGTTCTGGGGTGCGATCGCCTATTAAATCTGTAACTACTGGTTCTGTAACTAATACTTCGCTGGTTGCTGGAGCGTGAATTTTCTTATCTTGACGTTTTTCTTTGTATTTACGCAGCTGACGAGCAATTTTGTCTGCAACTAAGTCAATGCTGGCATATAAATCTTCGCTGCTTTCCTCGGCACGAATGACGCTACCGTTTGCATAAATAGTGACTTCAGCCGCTTGTCTGGTAGTGATTCGGGGATTGCGAGCTACGCTTAAATGCACATCCACTTCGTTTGTGATGCTCTGAAAGTGGTTAACAGCTTTTTCAATTTTTTGATGTACATATTCCCGAATCGCATCGGTGATTTCAATATTTTTGCCGTGGATGACAAGCTTCATGTAAACTCTCCCGCTGAATATTAGATTTGTTGTGAATTTGTTTTGATAAGAGAAGAAATTGCGGTAATATTTATCACTGCCGCCAAAACAAATCATGAACTGTTTTGATGTACTGCTGGTATAGTTTCTCTAATTTTGCTGCATCTGAGTTTCTACTGCACATACTTGATAATTAATCTCCTGCTGATCTCTGCGTAGGTCTCCAATTAACTACTAGTAAATTGGATGCCCAAAAGCATAACCCTTGAGTGATACAGTCTAAGCAATAGCTTTAACAGCTATCAGTTATCTGTAAAGAATGAGGTGTTCATCTTTGAGGAAACACCACACTAATTAGTGGTACGCTTTGCTGGCGGGTTAAACCTGCGCCGATACGTCTTGATAACTGTTTACTGTTCACTGTTCACTGATTTAATGACTGCTGTATTTAAGCAACTTTTACAGAACTGTCTGTGTTTACTCCTTCTATAATTCCAGGAGATTCGCTTACTGTTGGTAGATAATACAAGTCTTTGTGGAAGTTTCATCCGGTTTTATGATGCAAACAATGTTATTAGAGACATCAGCCAGTGCATTCGTTTCTATTGTGTTTGGCGTGATGCTTATTGCAGAGAGTTCCTCCCAACACCATTGAGGTTATATATTCAAACTAACACTTTGTATTTTCTAATGCAGGTTCCGTT contains the following coding sequences:
- the hpf gene encoding ribosome hibernation-promoting factor, HPF/YfiA family, with product MKLVIHGKNIEITDAIREYVHQKIEKAVNHFQSITNEVDVHLSVARNPRITTRQAAEVTIYANGSVIRAEESSEDLYASIDLVADKIARQLRKYKEKRQDKKIHAPATSEVLVTEPVVTDLIGDRTPELPNEVVRTKYFSMPPMTVAEALEHLQMVGHDFYMFRNSETDEINVIYERNHGGYGVIQPRNGNGHTNGKNGKATHGDVVMQEKSPSHKV
- the mgtE gene encoding magnesium transporter; the encoded protein is MLTQDIRNSLIETTDLSQLKWDLNHLQPVDVGEYIAQLPQQQRAIAFRLLNKAEAIDVFEYLPTEVQQELINSLHDAQVVQLVEAMSPDERAELFDELPAGVIKRLLQELSPEQRQATATILGYPEGTAGRVMTTEYVRLQEGLTVGEALSKIRRQDEDKETIYYAYVTDNNRKLGRVVSLRQLLFTFPDVLIRDIASDRVIKVRTETSQEEVAQIMQRYDLIAIPVVDREDRLVGIITIDDVMDILQEEATEDFQKLAGVGGDEAALSPPLFTIRNRLPWLLGIMALYIGAASAIAPFQSVIAAVPVLAVIMPIFSNTGGTVGIQALTVTIRGLGVGEVTPRDTLKILRKEIFAGLGTALALSLTMIMLSLIWAHPQERWVAVIAGVVMATNTIVAVTLGTLLPMALKRLKLDPALVSGPLVTTMLDTIGFLTFLTLISVGLNVLHLPS
- a CDS encoding peroxiredoxin, whose translation is MSVKVGDTAPDFTLTSQNGSTVSLQDFRGQKAVVLYFYPKDDTPGCTAESCAFRDQYEVFKTAGAEVIGVSGDSHESHQRFAAKYNLPFILLSDKGDQVRKLYGATTAFGLIPSRVTYVIDQQGVVQYVFDSMLNFKGHVEEALKTLQQLTA
- a CDS encoding aspartate carbamoyltransferase catalytic subunit — its product is MPTTTWNRHHVLSLADFTAAEYNTVLQTAASFEEVLSRRTKKVPTLQGQVVANLFFEASTRTRSSFELAAKRLSADTLNFAASTSSMTKGETILDTAKTYLAMGTDIMVIRHREAGVPDAIAQEMDRLGVRVSVLNAGDGQHEHPSQGLLDLFTICTLIDPSNPQLELLKGKKIAIVGDILHSRVARSNIWSLTASGAQVHLAAPPTLLPKLFAEYVLEEAGDLSSISLISNRQLFIHWQLEPALQDADFVMTLRLQKERMTAHLLPSLREYHQLFGITRPKLQLCRPNVKVLHPGPVNRGVEISSELMDDPEFSLIQSQVTSGVAVRMALLYLLGSSKV
- a CDS encoding nucleotidyltransferase domain-containing protein, which produces MSKLLSEKTNISPEIELLLCCARTHINDKDSENIKRLIQENINWKYLIEIADWHRVLPLLFLNLNKTCSQLVPTDVLNYLRQSYYNNTQRNLFKASKLVKVLNIFAENKIPVITFKGLVLAATIYGDIACRAFSDLDILVRRQDFIKTKEILILHGFEPYVDSNEQEANYLKSLTNEEEEAYLRSHWELHLNNPQEKITLDVHQGILSKQFSFTHNTEDWIWEDTKYISFVDRNILSFSAENLIIILCSQGGKDCWLWLNRICDLAEAIRVYPEVNWDKIWERTTKLRMRRMLLLGLALAHELLNAELPETIIDKIAANSVVQSLAFQICRQFYFPTTDSFQSSQLKSALFHLKLIEHPQDKFWYCYEHLIVPTVGDKNFIQLPQFLSFLYYFIRPLRLIKIYLIKHHNNTTN
- a CDS encoding glycosyltransferase family 4 protein, translated to MKLLILHNRYRFAGGEDRVVQAEKSLLEANGHEVILLEENNRSIVSIWDTFVAAGGAIYSFAAKNRVEAEINRFRPEIVHVHNFFPLLSPAVYDACSSTGVPVVQTLHNYRLACPKAMPFRDGKTCEDCIGKLMPVSSVVHACYRKSYLQSSVVATMATWHWLRGTWQKRVDAYIVFTKFQKAKMVQAGLPAKKIYIKPNFIFHTDFSPKDTKLGNYLLFVGRLSEEKGVSVLIDAYLQNNLSIPLKIVGDGPLRQTLQAKVQNAGYSSLIEFLGFQEQSVILRLMHDAKFLVVPSIWYEGFPLAIIEAFACSLPVLAPKLGSMAEIVDDKINGLHFEAGNSHDLADKINWAIKHPKFLAVTSQNARFTYESNYTSEANYEQLMKIYQEIINNYKLKFDKRL
- a CDS encoding acyltransferase family protein → MRLTSLDVFRGITIAGMILVNMVGVADDVYPPLAHADWNGCTPTDLVFPFFLFIIGVAMSFSLSKYTENNKPTKAVYWRILRRAAILFGLGLLLNGFWNQGIWTFDLNSIRIMGVLQRISLTYLFASLIVLNLPRRGQWILAAVILIGYWLALMYVSVPDYGAGVLTREGNFGAYIDRLIIPKVHLYKGDRFNFMGDPEGLFSTIPAIVNVLAGYFTGKWIRSQSVQSRTSIGLALFGIGCLIVGWAWGWTFPINKKLWTSSYVIFTTGWALLLLATCYELIEVRLIRRWSKPFEILGLNAIALFVASVLLIKILVRTSIGSGENAPSTYNWIYQNIFASWAGALNGSLIFAILTVLLWLAVGIVMYRQHWFIKV